The following coding sequences are from one Thiohalorhabdus sp. Cl-TMA window:
- a CDS encoding glutathione peroxidase, giving the protein MADKREGQRVPQVTFKTRQQGDWVDVSSSEVFDGKTVVVFALPGAFTPTCSGSHVPRFNELAPSFRANGVDDIVCLSVNDAFVMNAWKEDQGADEITFLPDGNGEFTRGMDMMVDKDDLGFGPRSWRYAMVVRDGVIEKMFVEPDVPGDPYEVSDADTVLDYLNPEAERPTVVTLFTKPGCPYCARAKADLEKHGVDYEEVELSREVTIRSVRAICGAETVPQAFVSGERIGGSEAIAEWLEKRKAA; this is encoded by the coding sequence ATGGCCGACAAGCGAGAAGGACAGCGTGTACCCCAGGTGACCTTCAAGACCCGGCAGCAGGGCGACTGGGTGGATGTTTCCTCCAGCGAAGTCTTCGACGGCAAGACGGTGGTGGTCTTCGCCCTGCCCGGGGCGTTCACGCCCACCTGCTCGGGATCCCACGTGCCGCGCTTCAACGAGCTGGCCCCGTCGTTCCGGGCCAACGGCGTGGACGACATCGTATGCCTCTCGGTGAACGACGCCTTCGTCATGAACGCCTGGAAGGAAGACCAGGGCGCCGATGAGATCACCTTCCTCCCCGACGGCAACGGCGAGTTCACCCGGGGCATGGACATGATGGTGGACAAGGACGACCTCGGCTTCGGGCCGCGCTCCTGGCGCTATGCCATGGTGGTGCGCGACGGCGTGATCGAGAAGATGTTCGTGGAGCCGGACGTGCCCGGCGACCCCTACGAGGTCTCCGACGCCGACACGGTGCTCGACTACCTCAATCCCGAGGCCGAACGGCCCACCGTGGTGACCCTGTTCACCAAGCCGGGCTGCCCGTACTGCGCCCGGGCCAAGGCCGACCTCGAGAAGCACGGCGTGGACTACGAGGAGGTGGAGCTGAGCCGGGAGGTCACCATCCGCTCGGTGCGCGCCATCTGCGGGGCGGAGACCGTGCCCCAGGCCTTCGTGAGCGGCGAGCGCATCGGCGGCTCCGAGGCCATCGCCGAGTGGCTGGAGAAGCGGAAAGCCGCCTGA
- a CDS encoding SDR family NAD(P)-dependent oxidoreductase, with protein sequence MEIDLSGKTAIVSGSTAGIGFAVAEGLADSGARVVVTGRTQSRVDAALSALREHRPEAAATGVAADLATTEGVRALTEAEPRADILVNNLGMFGFKPFEEYSDEEWQQYFEVNVMSGVRLTRAYLGGMTEAGWGRVVFVSSESALHIPEDMIPYAMTKTAQLSIARGLAERVRGTGVTVNSVLPGPTLSESLREFFERQAGETGESVEEVGREFVREKRPDSLIGRPLDVAEVASMIVYACSPQASGTSGAPLRVEGGLIRSIA encoded by the coding sequence ATGGAGATCGACCTGTCCGGAAAGACCGCCATCGTCAGCGGCTCCACCGCCGGCATCGGCTTCGCGGTCGCCGAGGGGCTTGCCGATTCCGGAGCCCGGGTCGTCGTCACCGGACGCACCCAGTCCCGGGTGGACGCGGCTTTGTCTGCGCTGCGCGAGCATCGCCCCGAAGCCGCCGCCACGGGCGTGGCGGCGGATCTCGCCACCACCGAGGGAGTGCGGGCGCTCACCGAAGCCGAGCCGCGCGCCGACATCCTGGTCAACAATCTCGGCATGTTCGGCTTCAAGCCCTTCGAGGAGTACAGCGACGAGGAGTGGCAGCAATACTTCGAGGTCAACGTCATGAGCGGGGTGCGGCTGACCCGGGCCTACCTCGGAGGCATGACCGAGGCCGGCTGGGGCCGGGTGGTCTTCGTATCCAGCGAGTCGGCCCTGCACATTCCCGAGGACATGATCCCCTACGCCATGACCAAGACGGCCCAGCTCAGCATCGCGCGCGGCCTGGCCGAGCGCGTCCGCGGTACCGGGGTGACGGTCAATTCCGTGCTGCCGGGACCGACGCTTTCGGAGAGCCTGCGGGAGTTTTTCGAGCGGCAGGCCGGCGAGACGGGCGAGAGCGTCGAGGAGGTGGGCCGGGAATTCGTGCGGGAGAAGCGGCCCGACAGCCTGATCGGACGACCTCTGGACGTGGCGGAGGTGGCGAGCATGATCGTCTACGCCTGCTCACCCCAGGCATCGGGGACTTCCGGTGCCCCGCTGCGCGTGGAAGGGGGCCTCATCCGCTCCATCGCCTAG
- a CDS encoding helix-turn-helix domain-containing protein has product MTEPTEGKDVDEGLIQGTTGRSRLELEAYIGTRIRQERRGQGLKIADVARITGISQGMVSKIENAQVSTSLDTLSRLCEAIGLPLSRLFTDYDQTGSAAQLVRADEGMEVVGRGTDKGHTYRLLAHRRGPRQNFEPFLVTLDDASEVFPTFSHPGTEFLHFLEGRMVYRVGNELFEVGPGDSLTFEGEVAHGPEALLEVPIRFLSVLNYGEE; this is encoded by the coding sequence ATGACGGAGCCAACAGAGGGGAAGGACGTGGACGAGGGGCTTATTCAGGGAACAACGGGGCGCTCCCGGCTGGAGCTGGAGGCCTACATTGGCACCCGGATCCGCCAGGAGCGGCGCGGCCAGGGCCTGAAGATCGCCGACGTGGCCCGCATAACCGGCATCAGCCAGGGCATGGTGAGCAAGATCGAGAATGCCCAGGTCTCCACCAGCCTGGATACCCTGAGCCGCCTCTGCGAGGCCATCGGCCTGCCGCTGTCGCGGCTGTTCACCGACTACGACCAGACCGGTTCGGCGGCGCAGCTGGTGCGCGCCGACGAGGGCATGGAGGTGGTGGGGCGGGGCACGGACAAGGGCCACACCTACCGGCTGCTCGCCCACCGGCGCGGTCCCCGGCAGAATTTCGAGCCCTTCCTGGTGACCCTGGACGATGCCAGCGAGGTGTTCCCGACCTTCTCCCACCCGGGCACCGAGTTCCTGCACTTCCTGGAGGGGCGAATGGTCTACCGGGTGGGCAACGAGCTGTTCGAGGTGGGCCCCGGCGACAGCCTGACCTTCGAGGGCGAGGTAGCCCACGGCCCGGAGGCCCTCCTGGAGGTGCCGATCCGCTTCCTCTCGGTGCTGAACTACGGGGAGGAATGA
- a CDS encoding FAD-dependent oxidoreductase, translating into MPWRLLKRGLVGGREPRFFPEERPLKSRYDVVIIGGGGHGLACAYYLAKEHGITDVAVLEQGYLGGGNTGRNTTIVRSNYLTPEGVRFYDTSRRLFEDLSGELDINLFYSTRGHYTLAHSDGALRTMRWRAEVNKHHGVDSRVVDRTAIAADVPFLDLDCGGRSPVQGALYHAPGAVARHDAVAWGFGRGAANRGVELHQQTRVTGIRTEGGRVAGVSTSRGDLECGAVVSAAAGSTPRITDMVGLPTPVRVFPLQACVSEPVKPFLDTIVVSGSLHVYVSQSSRGELVMGSAVDPAVLHSTRSSFEFVEGLADRLLDLFPFAARLRLMRQWAGMADMTPDFAPVMGTTPVAGFYLDGGWGTWGFKATPASGMTMAWTVANGRNHELIEPFRLSRFDDLRLVGERGAASVGH; encoded by the coding sequence ATGCCCTGGCGGCTGCTTAAGCGGGGTCTGGTGGGGGGGCGCGAGCCCCGCTTCTTCCCGGAGGAGCGGCCGCTCAAGTCCCGCTACGACGTGGTGATCATCGGCGGCGGCGGGCACGGGCTGGCCTGCGCCTACTACCTGGCCAAGGAGCACGGCATCACCGACGTGGCCGTGCTGGAGCAGGGGTATCTCGGCGGCGGCAACACGGGGCGCAACACCACCATCGTGCGCTCCAATTACCTGACGCCCGAAGGGGTGCGGTTCTACGACACCAGCCGGCGCCTGTTCGAGGACCTCTCCGGCGAGCTGGACATCAACCTGTTCTACTCCACCCGGGGCCACTACACCCTCGCCCATTCCGACGGCGCCCTACGCACCATGCGCTGGCGGGCGGAGGTGAACAAGCACCACGGCGTCGACAGCCGGGTGGTGGACCGGACGGCCATCGCCGCCGACGTGCCCTTTCTGGACCTGGACTGCGGCGGCCGGAGCCCGGTGCAGGGTGCCCTCTACCATGCCCCCGGCGCGGTGGCCCGCCACGACGCGGTGGCCTGGGGCTTCGGCCGCGGCGCGGCCAACCGGGGCGTGGAACTCCATCAGCAGACCCGGGTCACCGGGATCCGTACCGAGGGTGGCCGGGTGGCCGGGGTTTCCACCAGCCGGGGCGACCTCGAATGCGGGGCGGTGGTGTCCGCGGCGGCCGGCTCCACGCCGCGCATCACCGACATGGTGGGCCTGCCCACGCCCGTCCGCGTCTTTCCCCTACAGGCCTGCGTGAGCGAGCCGGTGAAGCCCTTCCTGGACACCATCGTCGTTTCCGGAAGCCTGCACGTGTACGTGAGCCAGTCGTCCCGGGGCGAGCTGGTGATGGGCTCCGCCGTGGACCCGGCGGTACTCCACTCGACGCGCTCCTCCTTCGAGTTCGTGGAGGGGCTGGCCGACCGGCTGCTCGACCTCTTCCCCTTCGCCGCGCGCCTGCGGCTCATGCGCCAGTGGGCGGGCATGGCCGACATGACACCGGATTTCGCCCCGGTCATGGGCACCACGCCCGTGGCGGGCTTCTACCTGGACGGCGGCTGGGGCACCTGGGGCTTCAAGGCCACACCGGCGAGCGGCATGACCATGGCCTGGACCGTTGCCAACGGACGCAATCACGAGCTCATCGAGCCCTTCCGCCTCTCCCGCTTCGACGATCTGCGCCTGGTGGGCGAGCGCGGCGCGGCCTCGGTGGGGCACTAG
- a CDS encoding sarcosine oxidase subunit delta — MRLIEVFGLGKRPASELDYGGEARPPSGETETGSIGTRVFPGSGGPGVRREWWFHRPTGRWLVFERDTGTDRFLRQIPLAEVRRHAPA; from the coding sequence ATGAGATTGATCGAAGTCTTCGGCCTCGGCAAGCGGCCGGCGAGCGAGCTCGATTACGGCGGCGAGGCGCGGCCGCCTTCCGGGGAAACCGAGACGGGGTCCATTGGTACCAGGGTATTCCCCGGCAGCGGCGGTCCCGGCGTCCGCAGGGAGTGGTGGTTCCACCGTCCCACTGGGCGGTGGCTGGTCTTCGAGCGGGATACCGGCACGGACCGGTTCCTGCGCCAGATCCCCCTCGCGGAGGTGCGGCGCCATGCTCCGGCTTAG